One Ricinus communis isolate WT05 ecotype wild-type chromosome 7, ASM1957865v1, whole genome shotgun sequence genomic region harbors:
- the LOC8266936 gene encoding xyloglucan endotransglucosylase protein 6, whose translation MSAIIVLLVGLVVLAGSVNSAKFDELYQASWALDHFIYEGELLKLKLDNYSGAGFQSKSKYMFGKVTIQIKLVEGDSAGTVTAFYMSSDGPSHNEFDFEFLGNTTGEPYLVQTNVYVNGVGNREQRLNLWFDPTKDFHSYSILWNQHQVVFLVDDTPIRLHTNMENKGIPFPKDQPMGVYSSIWNADDWATQGGRVKTDWTHAPFIASYKGFEIDACECPVTVAAADNAKKCSSNGEKRYWWDEPTLAELNWHQNHQLLWVKANHMIYDYCTDTARFPATPAECLHHRH comes from the exons ATGTCTGCTATTATTGTATTGTTGGTGGGTCTAGTCGTGCTTGCTGGTTCAGTTAACTCAGCTAAATTTGATGAGCTCTATCAAGCATCATGGGCTCTTGATCACTTCATCTATGAAGGAGAACTTCTTAAGCTCAAGCTTGATAACTATTCTG GTGCTGGGTTTCAATCTAAAAGCAAATACATGTTTGGGAAAGTAACCATACAAATTAAGCTTGTGGAGGGTGATTCTGCTGGAACTGTGACTGCCTTCTAT ATGTCATCAGACGGTCCAAGTCACAATGAGTTTGACTTCGAGTTCCTGGGTAACACAACAGGTGAACCTTACCTGGTTCAGACCAATGTGTATGTTAATGGCGTAGGTAACAGGGAACAAAGATTGAACCTTTGGTTTGACCCTACTAAGGACTTTCACTCCTACTCCATCCTCTGGAATCAGCACCAAGTTGT ATTTCTAGTGGATGACACTCCAATCAGATTGCACACCAATATGGAAAACAAGGGAATTCCTTTCCCTAAAGATCAACCAATGGGTGTATATAGCTCAATCTGGAATGCAGATGACTGGGCTACACAAGGTGGCCGTGTCAAGACCGACTGGACCCATGCGCCATTCATTGCGTCCTACAAGGGTTTTGAAATTGATGCATGTGAGTGCCCAGTAACAGTGGCAGCAGCTGATAATGCTAAGAAATGTAGCAGTAATGGTGAGAAGAGGTACTGGTGGGATGAACCAACATTGGCTGAGCTCAATTGGCACCAGAACCATCAGCTCTTGTGGGTTAAGGCTAACCATATGATCTATGACTACTGCACCGACACTGCAAGGTTTCCTGCCACCCCTGCCGAGTGCCTGCACCATCGCCACTAG